In Geminocystis sp. NIES-3709, a single genomic region encodes these proteins:
- a CDS encoding NUDIX domain-containing protein: MWRKWQFISGVLKIIFRHPVLGVTFVPILSDGNIVLVYRRDTQQWSLPGGMVDWGEDIPNTLKRELKEETGLDLVKIARLIGVYSSPDRDPRLHSISILIEIEAKGELIVEDTWEILEAKAFSKDSLPLGNLAHDHDRQIQDYLEGKITIA, encoded by the coding sequence ATGTGGCGAAAATGGCAATTTATTTCCGGAGTACTAAAAATTATCTTTCGTCATCCAGTGTTAGGAGTAACATTTGTACCAATTTTATCTGATGGTAATATAGTTTTGGTTTATCGTCGAGATACTCAACAATGGAGTTTACCCGGTGGTATGGTTGATTGGGGAGAAGACATACCCAATACTCTCAAAAGAGAGTTAAAGGAAGAGACAGGCTTAGATTTAGTCAAAATTGCACGTTTAATAGGGGTTTATTCATCACCCGATCGAGATCCTCGTCTTCATTCTATATCCATCTTAATCGAAATAGAGGCAAAAGGAGAACTGATTGTAGAAGATACTTGGGAAATTTTAGAGGCTAAAGCATTTTCAAAAGATAGTCTTCCTCTTGGTAATTTAGCACATGATCACGATCGACAAATTCAAGATTATTTAGAAGGTAAAATAACTATAGCTTAA
- a CDS encoding EI24 domain-containing protein, with product MIKQIFTGFGFFTGISYPFIAIKFLAQNKQLWQYLIIPIIINFSVGIATYLLLLNPSLDLFDSVTNDIVLWVDKAIDRLPEWSNFLVYIIIFFSLLLKALLFILLLILIGFVIVQFGSILGSPWYGKLSEKLEILYTGKLEVIEINIIQDIFRAILFELKKLLLILIFSIPLFLINFIPTLGNIISLVGSITLTTTIICLDFCDATLERKRLQFREKLKFIWGKFPTTAGFGLICLTLISIPLLNLIIIPLCVSAGTLLVCDQKRNAH from the coding sequence ATGATTAAACAAATTTTTACAGGATTCGGTTTTTTTACAGGTATTAGTTATCCTTTTATAGCCATAAAATTTTTGGCTCAAAATAAACAGTTATGGCAATACTTAATCATCCCCATTATTATCAATTTTTCTGTAGGAATAGCAACTTATTTGTTGTTATTAAATCCTAGTTTAGATTTATTTGATTCTGTTACTAATGATATTGTTTTATGGGTAGATAAAGCTATCGATCGACTTCCTGAGTGGTCTAATTTTTTAGTTTATATAATTATCTTTTTTAGCTTATTATTAAAGGCATTATTGTTTATTTTATTATTAATATTAATCGGTTTTGTTATAGTTCAATTTGGCTCAATATTGGGTTCTCCTTGGTATGGTAAATTATCTGAAAAATTAGAAATATTATATACTGGTAAGCTAGAAGTCATAGAAATTAACATTATTCAAGACATATTTAGAGCAATATTATTTGAACTAAAAAAGTTATTATTAATACTAATATTTAGCATTCCCTTATTTTTAATTAATTTTATTCCTACCCTAGGTAATATCATTTCTTTAGTGGGGAGTATAACTTTAACAACCACCATTATTTGTTTAGATTTTTGTGATGCGACTTTAGAAAGAAAAAGATTACAGTTTCGAGAAAAATTAAAATTTATTTGGGGAAAATTTCCAACAACTGCAGGTTTTGGTTTAATTTGTTTGACTTTAATTAGTATTCCTTTATTAAATTTAATTATTATTCCTTTATGCGTTTCTGCTGGTACTTTATTAGTCTGTGATCAAAAAAGAAATGCTCATTAA